In Rhizobium rhododendri, a genomic segment contains:
- a CDS encoding RolB family protein — protein sequence MAVPRWAVRDLTQILNAQELSLRLEQARNDFRTTVGSVCYFNPSIRTPGQSDDEYIITDQSLTYVYADQATAQRCAMNRLLPSSSSNFGAAATAIPPWLLDPRRLNRLLQEGTDQGGLVNYYEGPHKNAFFLAIMRSNIFVRPGADEINGVSYDFFARGGNYTDGGEDEDEDEDEDEDEEVQDREFRLGDLVSYPIIAWGSCPRSA from the coding sequence ATGGCGGTACCTAGATGGGCGGTTCGTGACCTGACTCAAATTCTGAATGCTCAGGAACTCTCACTTCGCTTGGAGCAGGCCCGTAACGATTTCCGGACCACTGTAGGATCAGTCTGCTACTTCAACCCTTCGATACGTACTCCCGGTCAATCTGACGATGAATACATAATTACCGATCAATCTTTGACTTACGTGTATGCTGATCAAGCGACTGCTCAAAGATGCGCTATGAACCGCCTTCTACCCTCTAGTTCAAGCAACTTCGGCGCTGCGGCAACGGCCATACCCCCGTGGCTGTTAGATCCGCGGCGGTTGAACCGCCTGCTGCAAGAGGGTACTGACCAAGGGGGCCTGGTCAATTACTATGAGGGCCCACATAAAAACGCTTTTTTCCTCGCCATCATGCGAAGCAACATATTTGTACGCCCTGGGGCTGATGAGATAAATGGCGTATCTTACGACTTCTTTGCGAGAGGTGGCAACTACACCGACGGAGGAGAGGATGAAGATGAAGATGAAGATGAAGATGAAGATGAAGAAGTCCAGGACCGGGAGTTTCGGTTGGGTGACCTAGTCAGTTATCCGATCATTGCCTGGGGCTCATGTCCGCGTTCTGCTTAA
- a CDS encoding NAD(P)/FAD-dependent oxidoreductase, with protein sequence MSYDVAIVGAGPSGMAAAVTLRQLGASVVVIDEQPSPGGQIFRGIERNLSSPVFPALGKDYQKGRALVEAFRASGADYFASTQVWQIEDGWSLFVTSQGKASRLSARAVLLANGAQERPVPFPGWTLPGVMTVGAAQILLKSGGMLPQGKLWIAGAGPLPLLYATQVLSLQGHIAGYLDTSRSPSLSALVQLPKAWRDFGSLLKGLQWLHKIRRSGILVKGFTDLEAEGNQRLEHLSWKRHGQSHRVEADILLVHEGVVPRIHETLALGCVHTWNDAQGYLAPKLNRWGETSREGLFVAGDACGIGGWLVATLSGETAALGLARRLEISSNTEELRRRTGLDQRRRRALALRPFLDVAYAPPRPRLADNLIVCRCEEVTAGAVRAAASNSPADPGAIKAATRCGMGPCQGRQCGYTVQALVAEAHNIPIKDVSFFNIRPPLKPVTLGELASLESGENAA encoded by the coding sequence ATGAGTTACGATGTAGCAATTGTCGGCGCGGGACCTTCAGGCATGGCTGCCGCAGTAACTCTGCGCCAACTCGGAGCATCGGTTGTAGTGATTGACGAACAGCCGTCTCCTGGCGGGCAGATTTTCAGAGGAATCGAGCGTAATCTCAGCAGTCCGGTTTTCCCGGCGCTGGGCAAGGATTATCAAAAAGGTCGAGCCCTCGTGGAAGCATTCCGTGCATCAGGTGCCGATTATTTCGCATCAACACAGGTCTGGCAGATCGAAGACGGTTGGTCGCTGTTCGTAACATCGCAAGGCAAAGCTTCACGTCTTTCAGCCCGGGCTGTGCTTCTGGCAAACGGCGCGCAGGAAAGGCCTGTTCCATTTCCAGGCTGGACCCTGCCTGGCGTGATGACGGTTGGCGCGGCACAGATTCTGCTGAAATCCGGCGGCATGTTACCCCAGGGAAAGCTATGGATCGCCGGGGCTGGACCGTTGCCACTTCTCTACGCTACTCAGGTTCTGAGCCTTCAAGGCCACATTGCTGGTTATCTTGATACGTCGAGATCGCCAAGTCTTTCTGCGTTGGTGCAGCTTCCAAAAGCTTGGCGTGATTTTGGAAGCCTGCTGAAAGGATTGCAGTGGCTTCACAAAATCAGACGCAGCGGAATATTGGTCAAAGGTTTCACGGATCTGGAGGCTGAGGGAAATCAGCGTCTCGAGCATCTTTCCTGGAAAAGACACGGACAATCTCACCGGGTGGAAGCGGATATATTGCTGGTGCACGAAGGTGTCGTTCCCCGCATTCACGAAACTTTGGCACTGGGTTGTGTACACACATGGAACGATGCTCAAGGCTACCTCGCACCAAAGCTGAACCGTTGGGGAGAGACAAGCCGGGAGGGACTTTTTGTAGCGGGTGATGCCTGCGGTATCGGTGGTTGGCTGGTGGCAACTCTGTCTGGTGAAACCGCCGCTTTAGGATTAGCCAGGCGCCTTGAGATTTCGTCCAACACGGAAGAACTGCGTCGACGAACAGGTCTCGATCAAAGGCGCAGACGCGCGCTTGCCTTGCGACCCTTTCTTGATGTCGCTTACGCCCCGCCGAGACCACGTCTGGCCGATAATCTGATCGTCTGTCGCTGTGAGGAAGTCACAGCTGGGGCCGTCCGCGCGGCAGCAAGCAACAGCCCGGCCGATCCAGGAGCGATCAAGGCAGCTACGCGATGTGGCATGGGCCCCTGTCAGGGACGTCAGTGTGGATATACGGTGCAGGCACTTGTCGCCGAGGCGCACAACATCCCGATAAAAGACGTCAGCTTCTTCAATATTCGTCCGCCGTTGAAACCGGTCACGCTTGGTGAACTGGCGAGCCTCGAGAGCGGGGAGAATGCCGCATGA
- the ltrA gene encoding group II intron reverse transcriptase/maturase, giving the protein MIISEMQHKLATWAESDPNRRFDRLLRLIANREWLAEAARMVLASSGARTPGIDGMDKQRLQAKLDQHLDDLRTSLLEESYRPQPVKRIYIPKSNGKLRPLGIPTLTDRIVQRAMLMAMEPIWESDFHRLSYGFRPERSVHHAVRTVRIQLQDGADTTRGRWIIEGDLASYFDTVHHRLLLRCVRRRVQDGRFVDLLWRFLKAGHIDRGLFTASSEGVPQGGVLSPLLSNIMLHEFDMWLEAKYLSDKARKDRWAWNFGIKQGRPITVRENRQWKPAVAYCRYADDFVVIVKGTKAQAEEIREECRAFLEGELKLALNMEKTHVTHVDDGFVFLGHRIIRKRGANGRMSIITTIPKEKAKGFVRKLTETLSGNHSVSTVDMIAGLNRQLVGWAAFYKFTDFTAYVFRRIDHVVFWKMAHWLGHKYRSRIKPLMRKWVRVPEPGKAKTWLVFGRNERGNPVGKALKRLVSSPKAQFRWRNPEENPYIFRIEDRSTVTSHYHDVAMAMGQA; this is encoded by the coding sequence TTGATAATCAGCGAAATGCAGCACAAGCTCGCAACATGGGCCGAGAGCGATCCAAACCGAAGGTTTGATCGGCTTCTTCGGCTGATTGCCAATCGGGAATGGCTTGCCGAGGCCGCCCGGATGGTTCTTGCGTCAAGTGGCGCACGAACGCCGGGTATCGACGGAATGGATAAGCAACGACTGCAGGCCAAACTGGATCAGCATCTGGACGACCTGCGGACAAGCCTGCTGGAGGAGAGCTATCGCCCCCAGCCGGTCAAGCGCATCTATATCCCGAAATCGAACGGCAAGCTACGACCACTGGGTATTCCGACCCTGACGGATCGCATCGTTCAACGCGCCATGCTGATGGCCATGGAGCCGATCTGGGAAAGCGATTTCCATCGTTTATCCTATGGCTTCCGGCCGGAACGCAGCGTGCATCATGCCGTCCGCACCGTGAGGATACAGCTACAGGATGGAGCCGATACGACGAGGGGCCGCTGGATCATCGAAGGTGATCTGGCCAGCTACTTCGACACGGTCCACCACCGGCTGCTTCTCAGATGTGTGCGGCGACGGGTGCAGGACGGACGGTTCGTCGATCTTCTCTGGCGGTTCCTGAAGGCAGGGCACATTGATCGTGGCCTGTTTACGGCCTCCAGCGAGGGTGTTCCGCAAGGTGGCGTTCTGTCACCGCTCCTGTCCAACATCATGCTCCACGAGTTTGATATGTGGCTGGAGGCGAAATACCTGAGCGACAAGGCCCGCAAGGACCGATGGGCATGGAACTTCGGCATCAAGCAGGGTCGCCCCATTACGGTTCGTGAGAACCGGCAATGGAAACCGGCCGTTGCCTACTGCCGATACGCTGACGACTTTGTCGTGATCGTAAAAGGAACCAAGGCTCAGGCAGAGGAAATCCGCGAGGAATGCCGGGCGTTTCTGGAAGGTGAGTTGAAGTTGGCGCTGAACATGGAAAAGACCCATGTCACCCACGTCGACGACGGCTTCGTCTTTCTGGGGCACCGGATCATCCGCAAGCGAGGGGCGAATGGACGGATGTCCATCATCACGACGATACCCAAGGAAAAGGCCAAGGGGTTTGTTCGCAAGCTCACCGAAACCCTTTCCGGCAATCATAGTGTCAGCACGGTCGACATGATCGCCGGCCTAAATCGCCAATTGGTGGGATGGGCGGCGTTCTACAAGTTCACCGACTTTACGGCGTACGTCTTCCGGCGCATCGACCATGTCGTGTTCTGGAAAATGGCGCATTGGCTGGGACACAAGTACCGATCCCGCATCAAACCCTTGATGCGGAAATGGGTCAGGGTCCCGGAACCGGGCAAGGCGAAAACCTGGCTCGTGTTTGGTCGGAATGAACGCGGGAACCCCGTTGGAAAAGCGCTGAAACGGCTTGTCTCAAGCCCCAAGGCGCAATTCCGGTGGCGTAATCCGGAGGAAAATCCATACATCTTCCGGATTGAGGACCGCAGTACCGTCACATCGCACTACCATGATGTTGCTATGGCCATGGGCCAAGCTTGA
- a CDS encoding ABC transporter substrate-binding protein, translating into MFKKRRIELIGLFTASMLAGCGYTGVANSATLKVGMAAADIATLDPTRATTTQDLAVVSWIFNGLVRFSPGSADPTKIEPDLAESWTTSPDGLVWTFKLRNDVSFHGDYGKLTAEDVVFSLQRAKNPDTSSYSSDYTAFTTIEAIDPLTVRITLGQPVAGFLGLVANYHGGNIVSKKAVDKLGANFKTQPIGTGPFVFEKAVTQQAVYLNAFPTYFRGKPKIDDIRVDLIPSDSSRELAFRSGELDLIYGKREQRWVDQAKGWEGSIVDIFAPGEYRTLFINSTRKPLNNVKVRQAISKAINVDQIVQFVGESVAPKGCSVVPSGYLGEDCTWAYKYDPEGAKALLAETGYKDGLTLSAVVSSSSAQQPIMEVIQAQLAEVGIDMQMQVVDHPTYHEQIRKDLSDLVFYGAARYPVADSYLSQFYESSASIGKPTAVTNFSHCDAADADIMAARKATTDTERNKFWSSAQKKILDQVCGVPLFSLMQVWARSKALDYGYELTGSLNLAPPITEKTSLNQ; encoded by the coding sequence ATGTTTAAAAAAAGACGGATCGAGTTGATAGGTTTATTCACAGCTTCCATGCTCGCTGGGTGTGGTTATACTGGCGTCGCAAATTCTGCCACTTTGAAGGTTGGCATGGCAGCCGCCGATATTGCCACACTTGATCCCACTAGAGCGACGACCACCCAGGACTTGGCCGTGGTTTCTTGGATTTTCAACGGACTTGTTCGATTTTCCCCTGGGAGTGCCGACCCAACCAAAATTGAACCCGACCTTGCCGAAAGCTGGACGACCTCGCCGGACGGCTTGGTTTGGACTTTCAAACTTCGCAATGATGTCTCATTTCATGGTGACTATGGCAAGTTGACAGCGGAGGACGTGGTGTTCTCTCTTCAACGGGCAAAAAACCCGGACACGTCCTCTTATTCAAGCGACTATACCGCTTTTACGACAATTGAAGCCATTGACCCCTTGACGGTCCGCATCACTTTGGGCCAGCCTGTTGCTGGATTTCTCGGGCTCGTTGCCAATTATCACGGCGGCAACATTGTGAGTAAGAAAGCGGTGGATAAGCTCGGGGCAAATTTCAAAACGCAGCCTATTGGTACCGGTCCTTTCGTGTTCGAAAAAGCTGTCACCCAGCAGGCCGTATATCTAAACGCATTTCCAACATACTTCAGAGGCAAGCCGAAAATCGATGACATCAGGGTCGACCTTATCCCGTCAGACTCAAGTCGTGAGCTGGCCTTCCGATCCGGAGAGCTTGATCTGATCTATGGCAAAAGGGAGCAGCGTTGGGTCGACCAGGCGAAAGGCTGGGAGGGCTCGATTGTCGACATTTTCGCTCCCGGCGAATATCGGACTTTATTTATCAATTCGACGCGCAAACCTTTGAATAACGTCAAGGTACGCCAGGCCATTTCCAAAGCGATCAATGTGGACCAAATTGTTCAGTTCGTCGGTGAAAGTGTAGCTCCCAAAGGCTGTTCTGTGGTTCCCAGCGGCTATCTCGGCGAAGATTGCACCTGGGCTTATAAATACGATCCCGAGGGTGCGAAGGCGCTTCTTGCAGAAACCGGTTACAAGGACGGCCTGACGTTGTCGGCAGTGGTCTCGTCCAGTTCTGCGCAGCAGCCTATCATGGAAGTCATTCAAGCCCAATTGGCAGAAGTCGGGATCGATATGCAGATGCAGGTGGTCGATCACCCGACATATCACGAACAGATCCGAAAGGATTTGAGTGATCTCGTGTTCTACGGTGCGGCACGTTACCCTGTTGCAGACAGCTATCTGAGCCAGTTCTACGAATCCAGCGCCTCTATCGGCAAGCCAACAGCCGTTACGAATTTTTCCCATTGCGATGCAGCCGATGCCGACATCATGGCTGCTCGCAAGGCAACGACGGACACCGAGCGGAATAAATTCTGGTCGTCTGCCCAGAAGAAGATTCTCGATCAGGTATGCGGTGTTCCGCTGTTCAGCCTGATGCAGGTTTGGGCTCGCAGCAAAGCTCTGGACTATGGGTATGAGCTCACCGGATCCTTAAATCTGGCACCGCCGATTACGGAAAAAACAAGCCTTAATCAATAA
- a CDS encoding NAD/NADP octopine/nopaline dehydrogenase family protein: MSILIIGSGNVGNALAADLSYRRKSVSIWAAPSHLGYSTQIAEHGLKAMGEIEGTYRPVVKRELAYAVSTSKYIMVTIPSLNGAREELIEQLKVLDLKQKILIWIPGNAASLSLEKLETLASLETTTSPYGCRMVDDAIYVKAIKKQLEITFTTPHPEPSLAKEIGDLFPNNLVWLANGLEVALNCTNCICHTPAVIFNAAKIDIEEDFYFYKEGMTPIVTEAMKAFDQERIELLKKLGFKPRTVLDLLNGWYGKDATTIHDFVSKSVSHNATKGAPKNFKHRYIMEDGRMLILFRDLGKKFGINVKKLEWAVESLNILGEIDLEKIGITLASAGMEEISADDIVTKWGNSKAEE; encoded by the coding sequence ATGAGTATCCTCATCATCGGCTCTGGCAACGTTGGCAACGCACTTGCCGCTGACCTAAGTTACCGACGCAAATCGGTCTCGATATGGGCTGCCCCCTCCCACCTCGGATATAGTACCCAGATTGCCGAACATGGGTTGAAAGCAATGGGGGAAATCGAGGGCACCTATCGTCCTGTCGTGAAGAGAGAGCTTGCATATGCAGTTTCAACATCAAAATACATCATGGTCACCATCCCGTCACTTAACGGTGCTCGTGAAGAACTGATCGAACAACTGAAGGTCCTTGACCTTAAACAGAAGATCCTGATCTGGATCCCCGGAAATGCTGCCAGTTTGAGCCTGGAAAAGCTTGAGACTCTTGCCAGTCTAGAAACAACCACGTCGCCCTACGGATGCAGAATGGTGGATGATGCAATCTACGTGAAGGCCATCAAGAAGCAGTTGGAGATCACCTTCACCACTCCCCATCCCGAACCCTCCCTGGCCAAAGAAATAGGTGATCTCTTCCCTAATAATCTCGTTTGGCTTGCCAACGGATTGGAAGTGGCCCTCAACTGCACGAACTGTATCTGCCACACTCCCGCAGTGATTTTTAATGCCGCCAAGATAGACATTGAGGAGGACTTCTATTTCTACAAGGAGGGAATGACACCAATTGTCACAGAGGCTATGAAGGCTTTCGACCAAGAGCGCATAGAACTTTTGAAGAAGTTAGGTTTCAAACCCCGCACTGTTCTCGATCTTCTCAATGGCTGGTACGGAAAGGATGCCACAACAATCCATGATTTCGTATCGAAATCCGTTTCCCATAATGCCACCAAGGGAGCACCCAAGAACTTCAAACATCGTTACATCATGGAGGATGGTCGGATGTTGATCCTCTTCAGGGACCTTGGCAAGAAGTTTGGTATCAACGTCAAGAAACTCGAATGGGCTGTTGAGTCACTGAACATACTGGGGGAGATTGACCTTGAGAAAATCGGCATCACCCTGGCGAGTGCTGGCATGGAGGAAATATCGGCCGACGACATTGTTACCAAGTGGGGCAACAGCAAAGCCGAGGAATGA
- a CDS encoding (2Fe-2S)-binding protein — translation MPQSLRPLCLRDDCPMTCQSFQMEDSMFKSVLERLGKPSDMTVLVNGQAVPAWEGETVASLLLRVPGAGRNSSVSGEPRLPYCQMGVCFECLAIVDGVASTQGCLVPVKAGMKIDSQHGHRGISR, via the coding sequence ATGCCGCAATCATTGCGCCCGCTATGCTTGCGGGACGACTGTCCGATGACATGTCAGAGTTTTCAAATGGAAGATTCGATGTTCAAAAGTGTGCTTGAGCGCCTGGGAAAACCCAGTGATATGACCGTGCTGGTGAATGGCCAGGCCGTACCCGCTTGGGAAGGAGAGACCGTTGCCAGCCTATTGCTGCGAGTGCCGGGCGCAGGGCGGAACTCATCCGTCAGCGGAGAACCGAGATTACCGTATTGCCAGATGGGCGTGTGCTTCGAGTGCCTGGCAATTGTTGACGGCGTGGCCTCGACGCAAGGGTGTCTGGTACCCGTTAAAGCAGGCATGAAGATCGACAGCCAACACGGACACCGGGGGATTTCCCGATGA
- a CDS encoding LysR substrate-binding domain-containing protein → MAVIESGTVSVAAAILRISQPAASKLIQDLEADTGLKLFERKSGRLVPTGRGMRLYEEVERIFGGVHQLARAVEAIRRDEHGHLLIGAMPALSGSFITRVISSFKIRHPDVFVSIEARSSRFLTEAVLLRRLDLALVISGLEHPSMVVERMHCSAAVAALPLGHKLAKKAELCPDDLKDEPFIAFAPTGTMRTKVDAAFEQFSITPRIVIEATTAPNVAELVAAGLGVTVADPLAIEFVADRIITRPFRPTIDFGYGIIRPTRARNSSLVADFIEEIHAAARTPRLIP, encoded by the coding sequence ATGGCTGTTATTGAATCGGGAACTGTGAGTGTTGCCGCCGCTATACTGCGGATTTCACAACCCGCGGCGAGTAAGCTGATCCAGGATCTGGAGGCTGATACGGGCCTCAAGCTGTTCGAGCGCAAAAGCGGACGTCTGGTGCCGACTGGACGGGGCATGCGCTTATACGAAGAAGTCGAGCGTATCTTCGGCGGTGTCCACCAACTCGCCCGTGCGGTCGAGGCCATTCGGCGTGACGAACATGGACATTTGCTCATAGGCGCAATGCCCGCATTGTCAGGATCGTTCATAACACGGGTCATTTCGAGTTTTAAAATACGGCATCCAGATGTATTCGTTTCCATCGAAGCACGTAGCTCCCGGTTTTTGACAGAAGCGGTCTTGCTTCGTCGTCTTGATTTGGCACTGGTTATCAGCGGCCTGGAACATCCCTCTATGGTAGTCGAGCGGATGCATTGCTCTGCTGCCGTGGCAGCCCTGCCTCTCGGTCATAAGCTCGCTAAAAAGGCGGAGCTTTGTCCCGATGACCTCAAGGACGAACCGTTTATTGCCTTCGCGCCGACGGGAACGATGCGTACCAAGGTCGATGCAGCGTTTGAACAGTTCTCAATCACGCCCCGGATCGTCATCGAGGCGACCACAGCGCCGAACGTTGCCGAACTCGTGGCGGCCGGATTGGGCGTGACGGTGGCCGACCCCTTGGCAATTGAGTTTGTGGCGGACCGGATCATCACCCGGCCTTTTCGCCCCACCATTGATTTCGGCTATGGTATCATCCGTCCGACACGGGCAAGAAACAGCAGTCTCGTTGCAGACTTCATCGAGGAGATTCATGCTGCGGCGCGGACGCCAAGGCTAATCCCTTGA
- a CDS encoding NAD(P)/FAD-dependent oxidoreductase, translated as MSADVLVIGAGIVGAALGYGLAQTGQRVVVLDGEDRDMRAARANFGLVWVQGKGASAPAYHHLGRRSADLWPNFLKELTGNVGMKVDYSRRGGLIYCLGQNEYEERDALNKRMRNQTVQADTRMIDRAELERMMPAVDFGPDVVGASYCEADGHVNPLQLLAALHRGIVNLGGTIHYRRRAETVTPKQDGFIVKAGSTSFAAPRVVVAAGLATPSLTDPLGLTIPLRSERGQLLVTERLAPLLPYPGSGLRQTADGTIMIGATKEETDDHGVSVSSATRLALRATRTIPALASAKIVRQWSGFRIIPPDGLPIYAESSEHPGLFAAVCHSGVTLAAVHAAIIAPAMLAGRLSDDMSEFSNGRFDVQKCA; from the coding sequence GTGAGCGCGGATGTTCTAGTTATCGGTGCCGGTATCGTCGGCGCGGCGCTTGGCTATGGGCTCGCCCAGACAGGACAACGGGTTGTTGTTCTGGACGGGGAGGACAGGGACATGCGTGCGGCCCGCGCTAATTTCGGGCTGGTCTGGGTGCAAGGAAAGGGCGCGAGCGCGCCAGCCTATCATCATCTCGGACGGCGGAGTGCGGATCTCTGGCCCAACTTTTTGAAAGAATTGACTGGAAACGTCGGGATGAAAGTCGACTATTCGCGCCGGGGTGGATTGATATACTGCCTGGGGCAGAATGAATACGAGGAGCGGGACGCCCTCAACAAGCGTATGCGCAATCAGACCGTTCAGGCCGATACCAGAATGATAGATCGCGCCGAGCTTGAGCGGATGATGCCCGCCGTCGATTTCGGTCCCGACGTGGTGGGTGCGAGCTATTGTGAGGCGGACGGGCACGTCAATCCATTGCAACTTCTTGCCGCCTTACATCGCGGAATCGTTAACCTCGGTGGAACGATCCATTATCGCCGGCGGGCTGAGACAGTTACGCCAAAACAGGACGGTTTTATTGTCAAGGCCGGGTCTACAAGCTTTGCAGCGCCGCGCGTTGTCGTGGCCGCAGGCTTAGCAACGCCCTCCCTTACCGATCCGCTTGGGCTCACCATTCCCTTGAGATCCGAACGTGGCCAACTGCTGGTGACCGAACGGCTTGCGCCGCTCCTCCCCTACCCCGGAAGTGGCCTGCGACAAACAGCGGACGGCACCATCATGATCGGTGCAACCAAGGAGGAAACCGATGATCATGGCGTCAGCGTTTCTTCGGCAACAAGACTGGCTCTTCGGGCAACACGGACAATACCCGCTCTCGCATCTGCAAAGATCGTGCGTCAATGGAGCGGTTTTCGGATTATTCCACCCGATGGCTTGCCGATCTACGCTGAATCCAGCGAGCACCCAGGCCTGTTTGCGGCCGTGTGCCATTCCGGTGTGACGTTGGCCGCCGTTCATGCCGCAATCATTGCGCCCGCTATGCTTGCGGGACGACTGTCCGATGACATGTCAGAGTTTTCAAATGGAAGATTCGATGTTCAAAAGTGTGCTTGA
- the ltrA gene encoding group II intron reverse transcriptase/maturase — protein sequence MDRVKPYRIAKREVWEAYKQVKANQGAAGVDGQSIEDFDKDLGKNLYRVWNRMSSGSYFPSPVRRVDIPKGDTGGTRPLGIPTVSDRIAQMVVKRHLEPILEPVFHRDSYGYRPGKSAHDALVKARQRCWAYDWVLDLDIKSFFDEIDWDLLMRAVRRHTDCPWVLLYLERWLQAPVSMPNGDLVDRERGTPQGAVVSPVLANLFLHYAFDRWMQREFPSIPFERYADDAICHCVSKEQALELRQALERRFAECQLQLHPQKTKVVYCKDANRPGDYPERSFDFLGYTFRSRIAIGRNHRRFVSFIPAVSDNAGKRMRLKVRRWRLHLRSDLDLEEIAKWVRPALSGWVRYYGRFYPSRLREALRTIDAFIVRWVSRKYKRFRGHTLAAWEWLRSLRRRNPKLFAHWTMGPAAG from the coding sequence ATGGATAGGGTGAAGCCGTATCGTATCGCTAAACGCGAGGTGTGGGAAGCGTACAAGCAAGTGAAGGCCAACCAAGGGGCGGCTGGAGTGGATGGGCAATCCATCGAAGACTTCGATAAGGATCTGGGTAAGAACCTATATCGGGTCTGGAATAGGATGTCCTCAGGTAGCTACTTTCCGTCACCCGTGCGGCGCGTTGACATACCGAAAGGCGACACTGGAGGAACCCGGCCGCTCGGAATTCCGACGGTCTCTGACAGGATCGCTCAGATGGTAGTCAAGCGTCACTTGGAACCGATTCTGGAACCGGTGTTCCACCGGGACTCCTATGGATATCGGCCTGGGAAGTCAGCACACGATGCCCTGGTAAAAGCTCGGCAGCGTTGTTGGGCTTATGACTGGGTGCTCGACCTCGACATCAAGAGCTTCTTCGACGAAATCGATTGGGATCTCCTGATGCGAGCGGTGCGGCGGCACACGGACTGCCCATGGGTACTGCTCTACCTCGAACGCTGGTTGCAGGCGCCTGTGAGCATGCCAAATGGGGACTTGGTGGACCGAGAAAGAGGGACCCCGCAAGGGGCAGTGGTTAGCCCAGTGCTGGCAAATCTCTTTCTTCACTACGCGTTCGACCGCTGGATGCAGAGGGAATTCCCGAGCATCCCGTTCGAACGCTATGCAGACGACGCGATCTGCCATTGCGTGAGCAAGGAGCAGGCGCTTGAGTTGCGTCAAGCGCTGGAACGGCGGTTTGCGGAATGCCAGCTACAGCTGCACCCGCAAAAGACCAAGGTTGTCTACTGCAAGGATGCAAATCGCCCGGGAGACTACCCGGAGCGATCATTCGACTTTCTCGGCTACACATTCCGGTCGCGAATAGCGATCGGCCGCAACCACAGGCGCTTCGTCAGCTTCATTCCCGCTGTCAGCGATAACGCTGGCAAGCGAATGCGGCTCAAGGTGCGCAGGTGGCGACTGCATCTTCGGAGCGATCTTGATCTGGAGGAAATAGCCAAGTGGGTTCGCCCCGCTCTTTCTGGGTGGGTGCGCTACTACGGCCGGTTCTATCCCTCCAGGCTTCGTGAGGCACTGCGCACGATCGACGCGTTCATCGTGCGGTGGGTGTCTCGCAAATACAAACGGTTCCGGGGACATACCCTGGCGGCCTGGGAATGGTTACGCTCGCTCCGGCGACGCAACCCTAAACTGTTCGCCCATTGGACCATGGGACCTGCGGCTGGATGA
- a CDS encoding transposase: protein MLARMGALLELEARPVRGVTLNDLKDLHIAREAPVKSRTATKNRAKNLTLALLKRQNAEQLRQIERQMIAIEKEIMLLIRADQDRTERFDILVSIPSVSVITAYALLIDMPELGTLDQGQAASLAGLAPVARQSGTWTGRAFIRCGRANVRHALYMPTLVAMRFNPDLKAKYDQLKASGKAPKVAITAIMRKLIVLANALLKQRRKWRQSLA, encoded by the coding sequence ATGCTGGCGCGTATGGGAGCACTTCTTGAACTGGAAGCGCGACCAGTTCGAGGCGTTACTCTCAACGACCTCAAGGATTTGCATATTGCCCGAGAGGCGCCGGTCAAAAGCCGCACCGCGACCAAGAACAGAGCAAAGAACCTGACCCTGGCGCTTCTCAAACGCCAAAATGCCGAACAGCTCAGGCAGATCGAACGCCAGATGATCGCAATCGAAAAGGAGATCATGCTGCTGATCAGGGCAGATCAGGACCGTACCGAGCGGTTTGACATTCTTGTCTCCATCCCAAGCGTGTCTGTCATCACCGCTTATGCGCTTCTGATCGACATGCCGGAACTCGGCACGCTCGATCAAGGTCAGGCGGCCTCACTGGCCGGGCTGGCGCCCGTCGCTCGGCAATCCGGCACATGGACAGGCCGTGCTTTCATTCGTTGTGGACGCGCAAATGTCCGACACGCCTTATACATGCCAACCCTCGTCGCCATGCGCTTCAATCCCGATCTCAAAGCAAAATACGATCAGCTGAAAGCTTCCGGAAAAGCACCCAAAGTGGCCATAACCGCCATCATGCGAAAACTTATCGTCTTGGCCAATGCTCTCCTAAAGCAGCGAAGAAAATGGAGGCAATCGCTAGCTTGA